GTGGGGAAGGATGGCCTAGTCGGTAGGGTACTCCCTTCGACTCATGAGACCTGGGGTCAGTTTCCTGCAGGACCCTGAGTGTGTCACTcacacagccccctgcctcagtttccccatctgtaacatggggataacatGTCCTTCCTCTGACTGCGAGTGGCTTAGACAGGCACCTAGACAGGAAACCTTTCTGCTAGCACGctgtgggctgcagggctgtgtcCTTATGGCTGATAACAAGCCCCACCAATTAACTCCTCCGCGCAGTAACCATGCCTCCTTCCTGGGGGAGCAGCCGGAGGGTCTGATCTCACCCCtcccgccccggccccagctcacggGGTTCCTGAGCTGTGAAAGGGGAAGCCTCCAATGACACTGCATCCCCCCCTTGCCCTGGGAAGGCGAAGGGCCAGTTCAAGAAGCAGTCGGTGGCCAACAGTGTGGAGATCTCGGTCCCCGTCCCCAGTGACGCCGACTCCCCCAAGTTCAAGACCAGCGTTGGCAGCGCCAAGTACATGCCCGAGAAGAACATCGTCGTCTGGAGCATCAAGTCGTTCCCAGTAAGAGcagcctctgccctcccccctatACTGGCAagggtggggagccaggactcctgggttctatccctggctctaggaaaggagtggggtctagtgcttagagccgtaggtgctgggagccaggactgctggattcactccctggctctgccactgacttgctaagTAACCTTGGACGAGTTACTTACCTGCTGCCTATCCTAGTCGAATCGATCCCTGGGTTGGCCGGCTGCTCGTAGAGGTGCGGGAAGGTGGGGAGAGGGTGCCCTGCGGTAATCTGCAGCCTTAGTTTCCCCACGAGGGCTGCACTCGTCTCCGCAGGGTGGGAAAGAGTTCCTGATGAGGGCCCACTTCGGGCTGCCCAGcgtggagaaggaggaggtggagggacGGCCGCCCATTGCTGTCCGCTTCGAGATCCCCTACTTCACCGTCTCAGGAATCCAGGTAGGCAGGAggggtcgggggagggggttATATGGAGTGAGGGGGTGTAGCAGACTGTAGCCTCAACGccccggcacctcctgctggtcagtctgggaattagctcaattccagcagcatgagtgcctcctgctggccggtgTCTCTGCTGCCCTCGtgtccctcccagtgccccttgccttggggtgctgccccataGCAGTGCCCctacactctgggtctcccctcctaggggaacccccccacacacaccttgcctcagtggctactgccagtcaccttctagcccctgctccctggggcagacacaGTCTGTTGCGGCCGCTCATCGCTggccagggggttggaccagctgctgctgcagccccaggaccTTCTCGGGTCTTgaacaaggcctcagcctggggagttgcccggctggagctccccagccctgcttcagggACCCTGAGCTCCCCGGCAGCCACGTCCTTCCCCctccaaggctggagtgagactgagccagcccctccctgagcccttaaATCCtggccagctgtggctgcttccccaatcagccttcctgccccactgcagaggggctgggagtggggaggtgagaactaggagggttgggggggctggggaagccCAGGGGCGGGGCTATACCCTTTCCCATGACTTGGGGGGCAGCCAGTGCCTCCCTTGGGTGTGGGGAGAtcccccatcacccctccccctgctcatgGCTTGGGGACGCTCTGGTTCCTGCTGGGGGTGTGCATGGTGGTTCTGTGTGCGAGCGACTCGTCGGGGGACCTGGACCCTGGATGggggagcccccaccccacccccggaccacagCTCAGTAGCTAGGCGTGGGGTtcattccccctcctcttccctgagccttcctctgcagcagggggcagcctgccgccCTATCGCAGAGTCGGGGCtgtctgggggggctggggctaaGGGAAACGCAGCGACTCTGCAGATGGGTTGGAGACGCAGGGAggccgggccagggctgggctctgccccagctcctggggtaagcctgtgcctcagtttccccctgtatAACAACTCCCCTGCTCCCAGGGGACTGATGTTTGCAGCATGCCCCTGAAATCTCTGGACGACCCAGGCAGGAGAGgggccagaggggaaggtcccgGTGATTGGCAagctggggggaggctggggtgCCAGTGGGGGGCAGGAACGTCCCCACCAAATAGCCACCTGCCTTgtgacttcccctcccccctaggTGCGCTACATGAAGATCATCGAGAAGAGCGGGTACCAGGCGCTGCCCTGGGTGCGGTACATCACACAGAGCGGGGGTGAgtcacccagggctggggtaggtcCCCTGGGGTCTCCCCTCTCAGCCCTAGCTGGGGGATGCTCACCCTGTGTCGGCCCCcggccatgggggtggggggtctacTGAAGGAAGGGTCACAGGGCCGTGGTGCACTTTGCGCTGGCGTGATCCACTTGGACCATTACGATCCCGGCACCCCCTCTCACATGCACGTCTCCCTTTCTCGGTCCAGATTACCAGCTCCGGACCCAGTAGGCACCAACTGAGGAGCGAGGGATCCTGCCGCCCCCACGCTCGAAGGAGGCTGGAGCCCCCGGACTGCAGAGAGGCCCTTGGTTGTGTGTGTTTCCCCCTGGGCCACTGCCCTCTGTCCTGCCCTGGCCTGGTCCTTTCTCCCAACTTCTATCGATTTATAAAGAGAAAATGAACCTCGCTTGGCTCTGAGGATGGTTTTAGTGCCAGCTGCCGGGGGAGAGGGTCTCCTGCCCCCTTTGGGCTGGAAGGCGCCGCTGGTACCTGGGCGGGGCTTGCGGGGGGCCACGTTCTGCCCTCAGTTGCTCCCCATTGCAGTCAGCGGGGCTGGATGTGCGTccctgagcaggggattgggccCAGCAAGGAACCCAAGGGAGGACGACATAGCCTGAGAGCTGGGATGGGATCTAAACCCacctgcttcagggcatgagccaaTCTCGAATGGGTCAGGAGGGCACCCCGGGGCCAAGGAATCGTCCTTCCTCTGGAGCAGGCGTAGCTGAGACCGGATTCTGGCTACTACAGGTGGCCTGTTTGTACTGCCTCCAATGGCAGCTGCAAGGTGGACCCCTATGTGCCATCCCTGCTATGGATCAACTGGGGGCAATCGgacgggaggggggcaggaggcagagaatTCTGCCCCAGGGTGAGGGTCTGACCTAGTGCTTGTGGGGAAAGGTAACTGGGGTCTGGCTCTAAACCGGCCTGCGGCTCCTCCCCGGGGCCCGGGCCTGCTGGCTTTGCAGTGCCAGGGCCTGGCAAAGTGGGGGCAGACGTGAGGGAGCGTCGGCCCTTCGCGCCGGGCGCCTGGAGCTGCCAGTCAGCCGAACACAGCGGCTGCTCGCCTGAGAGCCGGTTATTAATGGCCCTGGAGTAAAGGCCACCCCCCCGCAGCTCGGCGCGTGccagggggcggaggggtgtgGGCAGGAGCGAGGCAGGATGGATGGGTGCGCTGACCTGCCTGGCATGGAGAGGAACAGATCCTCCCCCTCTCAGCACGGGGGGAAAGGCCTGAGAATTTCCCCACGCTGGTAATGCagtgagctgggggagagggggcagagctgagaatgCCTGCCTGGATCGCAGGGGGGCTGGCcccccatcctccaatgcagcaTATGGGGCAGGTGCTTCATcgaggggggctggggcatgaTGTCTGGGCACGCAGCCTGCCTTGCCCTGGGGagtggctgcctgcctgcccccagtgcccccaaCAATCAATTGCTTCCTCTGGTCCTGGTCAgttgctgccccccccgccccccactgatGCTGCTGCAGGGGAGCCCTTCCCCATAGCGCATGGGGGGATCTGAGGAAGGGGGGCACAGCCCGGGTGTGGGGTGCCAGAGCTTCTGCAAGGCTCCTGGCGTGTGGGGGGTTCTTGGGATGGGGGGGCTCCTAGGAGGTGGGGACAGAGACCATGAGCTGGGGGAGGCTCCTGGGTGGGGGGGTCCAGCCCCAGGGGGTCACTCAGCCTGGGGGGGGCTCGGCCCCAGGGATTAGGGGGCCAGTCACTGGGGGGTCACTGAGACAGGGGTCAGGGGGTTCCCGCCCCGGGGGGGTCACTGGGACAGGGGCGAAGAGGTCctggccatggggggaggggcgggtcaCGGGgtccctgcgcccccccccccccgggtggctcCAGGGGGTCCCGGTCACTCCGGCGCCGCCGCCTCCTTCCCGCCCGAAGCTGCGTTTGAATCAGGGAGCCCCGCCCTCCGTGCTGCCTCCCCGCGGCCAATCAGGAGGCGAGACGCTCCAAGAGCTTGCCCGGAGCCGGGCTCTGATTGGCCAGGCCGGcggagggggcgtggccagaggggCGGTGGTTCGGATACAATGTCTCGAACCCGGAGCtgggagagaaaaacaaacacgGCGCGGCCACGTGGGCGGAGCCGAGCGCGGGACCCGCCCCGGCCCCCCGGTCCCAGCCTCGCggagcccggccccgccccgcccccagcccgcccctgcggccccccagctccgccccggcccccgccctccccactgccgcagccaccggccccgctccCTGGCCGCAGCCGCCCCGCAGCAGGGTGAGGGggcgcggggagcccggggccgggcgggggtGCGGGGAGCCCGGGGAAGGGGGCGCGGGGAGCCCGGGGAAGGGGCCGGGGTGCGGGGAGCCCGGGGAAGGGGGCGCGGGGggccgggcggggcgggggtgcGGGGAGCCCGGGGAAGGGCCCGGGGGGCCGGGCGGGGGTGTggcggagccccgggaggggccGAGCCGGCTGGGGGTACCTGGGCGGAGGACGATGCCCGGTGGGGCTGcgggctgacccccccccccccgtgtgtctGCCCCCAGGTCCCCGCCcggccatgctgctgggggacGAGATCAGCGCCGGGGACCGGCTGAGCGGAGCCGCCGCCCGGGGGGACCTGGCCgagctgcgccgcctcctgcaccAGGAGCTGGTTCATCCCGACTCGCACAACCGCTTCGGCAAGACGGCGCTGCAGgtgggcccccccccccgaacccccccggccccccccaggGCAGGCAGCCACCCCCGTTTCCCCCCGCGGGGGGctggctcccccatcccagctgcaGGTCGAAGGGCAGTTCCGGGGGGAGGGAGCCCCCAGCTCTTTTGTGCCCAGGCTGTCCAGTTAagggccccccccctccccgaaagGGCTGGGAAGCCAGCGGGGTCCCAACCTCTGTTCCCCCATCCTCTCCAGATCCCCCCCAGCACCCGGGTCCCCTggcgtgtccccctcccccaggtttaCACTAATCCCAAACAAGCGATGTTTATAAACAGCCGGGGAGGGTGCAGACCAAACACAGCCGCCCGGGGCCGAAGGCTGCCCCTTGGCCTGGCTCCAGGTCTCACTGGGATTGAGCCCCagtccccatcagctccctggctagagcggggagagggctctgggacGCAGGTGCAGTCCCCAGCTGCCCATCAGGGGGCGtggtcctgggttcaaatcccctcACCCCCGGGCTGCGTGTGACCCCTCGCCCGTCTGCTCACCTAGGTGATGATGTTCGGCAATACGTTTGTGGCCGAGGAGCTCCTGAAGCAGGGCGCCAGCCCCAATATCCAGGACGAGGCTGGCCGGGCGCCCGCCCACGACGCCGCCCGCACCGGCTTCCTGGACACCCTGCGTGTGCTGGTGGAGCACGGGGCCGACGTCAACGTGCCCGATGGGGCGGGGGCACTGCCCGTCCACGTGGCCGTCCGGGAGGGGCACACGGAGGTGGTGCGGTACCTGGCACCCGAGTCCAACCTGCGGCACCGCGACGCCGAGGGGCGCACCCCACTGGAGCTTGCCCGTCACCTGGGCCTGTCGCACCTCCAGGCCATCCTGGAGCAGCACCTGTCTGCCCCCGCGTAACACCTTCCTGGGCAGGAGGTGGGTGGCgccgctctggggtgggggtggctggctCCTCCTGGGACATCCCCAATCCCTCCGTTGCACCCGCCCCAAAGGGACGTGCCTGCCCCTTCCCGTCCTAATTCCCCCCGCCCGTGTaaaggcagctccccgccccccacctacCTCAGAGTTCGTCTTTAACTTTCACTGTTGTTTCTATTTATATTTTTTGTGGGTGCTTTTCTCCCCTCCTAGGATGTTCCCAAGTGGAGGGGGGGCTTCTCCCCACCCTGTCCTCTTTGCCTCCCCGCTCCCTTTCGGGTTgctgacctgtgtgtgtgtgtgtgtgggggggaatgccTGGTTTTGCGGCCCGTAATTCGAACTCGGATCCCTGGGCGGCTTGCTAACCTTGCACCCGGGAGGAGTACCTGCCACGCCGCGAAGCCTGTCTGCGGTGCGGGGAGGGCACGGCGACACAATGGTGCTGCCGTTGCAAAGCCagaccttccctgccccctgcaaagcgggggggggggggggtgattccCCAGGAGAGAGCTCCATGCACAGTGCTCTctagtctccccccacccccgtatctgccgttccccccctcccctgtacAGTGTTATTTTGTGAGTGTCCGTTTTGCATTGAATCCAGccgggtggggcggggggcactgggAACTGTGGCATGCAAAGGATTAATGGGGCCGAGCTGatgagggggggcaggaggtt
The genomic region above belongs to Malaclemys terrapin pileata isolate rMalTer1 chromosome 23, rMalTer1.hap1, whole genome shotgun sequence and contains:
- the CDKN2D gene encoding cyclin-dependent kinase 4 inhibitor D, whose amino-acid sequence is MLLGDEISAGDRLSGAAARGDLAELRRLLHQELVHPDSHNRFGKTALQVMMFGNTFVAEELLKQGASPNIQDEAGRAPAHDAARTGFLDTLRVLVEHGADVNVPDGAGALPVHVAVREGHTEVVRYLAPESNLRHRDAEGRTPLELARHLGLSHLQAILEQHLSAPA